Part of the Desulfuromonadales bacterium genome is shown below.
TCCTGGAGCACCTGGTGGGCGTAAGCCTCCTTATCGTACATGGAGAGAACGATGATGTGGCTTTCGGGGACTGCCTCCCGAATCAGCCGAACCGTCTCCAGGCCGCTCAGGCGCGGCATGGCAATGTCGAGCAGCACGACCTCCGGCTTGAGCTTGCTCGCCAGTTCCAACGCCTCCACCCCGTCGCCGGCCTCCCCGACCACAACGATATCGCCCTGAGCCTCCAGCATCAGCCGCAGCCCCTCCCGCACCAATATATGATCATCTGCGATCAGCACCCGAATCCGGTTCATCTTCCCCCACGATCGGCAATCGCTCAATTTCCCGTAACTTGAGGCATAATTACCGTTTTTAAATTGAATTTCGTTTTCTCTTGATTGTCATGTTAGCGCAGGGGATGCAGGAATCCATGGGGAGAAACCGCATTCAGGGGTAGGGAATTGCTTCTTTAGCGTCTGGAGCCAGCCGTAGTTGGGTGGATTTAACTGCCCGGATCGCCCATGCTGAAGCGGATGATGCAATTCGTTGTCGTAACCTGGATTTTAGGCCCGAGCGCAATGGGGAAATCTCCGCTACTTTTTTTTCAGCTTTGCCGGGGCCTCGCTGGAACCATATTTCCCGCGCATCTCATCGGTAATCGTTCCTTCCCAGAGGGGCGCCCCGTCGAGGTAGGCCACCCGGCCGATGCGGTGAGAGGCGACCGGCGTGGTCAGGACGATGAAGCCGATGGTCGCCAGGGCGCGGCCGCTCACATCCATTTCGCCGAAATATACGGCCAGGGCGAGCAGCAGCAGGCCGATGCCGAGGGTAGAGGCCTTGGCATTGCAGGACATGCGCAAGAAAATGTCGGGCATGCGCACCATACCGAGCGCCGCCACCAGGATGAAGGTGGCACCTAACACCAGGAGGACGGCAACGATGATCTCGCTCATATCCCCCCCCGCCGCTCGATGTAATCGGAAAAGGCGATGACGCTGACAAAGGCGATCACCGCCCAGATGCTGGCCGCGTCGAGCAGCACCGCCTGCTCCGTAACAATGGCGGTAACCACGATGATCCCTGCCGAGGCAGCGGCGATGAGATCAAAGGCGACAATCCGGTCAGCCGGGGTCGGACCGCGCAGCAGACGGATGAAAGCCAGGACCAGCGCCCCGCTCAGCATGGGGAAAACCACGAAGTAAACCGTCGCTTGCAGGATCATCGCAACACCTCCCGGACCCGCCGCTCAAGGCTGTCCTTGATGTACTTCTTGAACGCTGCCACGTCGTGGACGTATACAGCGTGGATATAGAGCACTTTCCGGTCGCTCGAAACGTCCAGGCTCAGGGTCCCGGGCGTCAGGGTGATCAGGTTGGCGAGGGTAGTGATTTCAAGGTCCGTCTTGACGTCCAGGGGGATCGCCAGGATGGCCGGGCGCATCCGGTGCCTGGGGGTCAGAATGTCCCAGGTGATCCGCAGACTCGCCCAGATCAACTCCCAGAGAAAGAAAAGGGTGAAGGCGAGCCAGCGGCGTCCCTTGCGAACATAATGGATCAGGGGCACCCCCTCCCCTGCCGGATGGGCCACCCAGAGCGCCAGGGAGCTGAGCAGCAGGCTGAGGATGAAGTTCCCCCCTGAAAAGTCACCGGTCAGCGCCATCCAGACCAGTGGCAGGAAAATGATTCCCCAGAATCGGTTCATCCCTTCTCTCCGAGAACGGCGTGGATATAGATACGTGGGTCGAGCAGTTGCTGGGCGGCCTGCAGGGAGAGCTCGAAGACCGGTTGGACCAGCAGGCCGATGGCAACCGTGAACAAGGCCAGGGCGGTCATCGGCAGGTAGAGCGGAAACCGGGTCCCTAGGGGGAGCCGGGCTTCTTCCGTCGCCGCATTGTCTCCGGCCGCCTCCGGCGGGCCGCCCCAGAAGGCCTTCCCCCAGATCTTGGTCATGGAGAAAAGGGTGAGCAGACTGACCCCCAGGGCGGTGGCGACGATGGGATAGCTTCCGGCTTCCAGGCCGGCCCGGACCAGAAGCAGCTTGGCCCAGAAGCCCGACAGAGGGGGAAGGCCGGCCAGGGAGAGGGCCGGCACCAGAAAGAGCAGTGCCAGGGTGGGGGAACGCAGGTAGAGACCGCCGAGACGGTTCAGTTCGAGGGTCCCTCGCAGTTGCAGGACCACTCCGCTGGCCAGGAAGAGGTTGGTTTTGACGATGATGTGATGAATGATGTAGAAGATCGAGCCGGCCAGGGCGAGGGGGGTGAAGAGCGCCAGCCCCATGACCATGTAGCCGACCTGGCTGATGATGTGAAAGGAGAGAATGCGCCGGAATTCGTTCTGGGCGACTGCCCCGAGCACTCCGGTCACCATGGTCAGGCCGGAAATGACCAGGATCAAGCCATGGGTGTAGCCGACGTCCTGAACAAACAGCAAGGTGAAAACCCGGATCAGGGAATAAACCCCCACCTTGGTCAGCAGGCCGGCGAAAATGGCGGAAACCGCCACGGGCGGGGTATGGTAGGACGCCGGCAACCAGAAGAAGAAGGGAAAAAGGGCCGCCTTGATGCCGAAGGCCGCCAGAAAGAGCATGGCCAGGGTAGAGACGAGCCCCGGCCGGCCAACCTCACCGAGCATCCGGGCCGCGTCGGCCATGTTCAGCGTCCCGACCATGCCATAGAGGAGACCGAGCGCCGAGAGAAAGAAGGTCGAGCCCACCAGGTTGAGGGTAACGTACTTGAT
Proteins encoded:
- the mnhG gene encoding monovalent cation/H(+) antiporter subunit G; this translates as MSEIIVAVLLVLGATFILVAALGMVRMPDIFLRMSCNAKASTLGIGLLLLALAVYFGEMDVSGRALATIGFIVLTTPVASHRIGRVAYLDGAPLWEGTITDEMRGKYGSSEAPAKLKKK
- a CDS encoding monovalent cation/H+ antiporter complex subunit F, producing MILQATVYFVVFPMLSGALVLAFIRLLRGPTPADRIVAFDLIAAASAGIIVVTAIVTEQAVLLDAASIWAVIAFVSVIAFSDYIERRGGI
- a CDS encoding Na+/H+ antiporter subunit E; protein product: MNRFWGIIFLPLVWMALTGDFSGGNFILSLLLSSLALWVAHPAGEGVPLIHYVRKGRRWLAFTLFFLWELIWASLRITWDILTPRHRMRPAILAIPLDVKTDLEITTLANLITLTPGTLSLDVSSDRKVLYIHAVYVHDVAAFKKYIKDSLERRVREVLR
- a CDS encoding Na+/H+ antiporter subunit D; translated protein: MQLLLVLPIVLPVTTAAVCMLFWRFGAVQRALATVGAAALLGNALALLAAVRREGMLVLQLGNWPAPFGITLVADLFSAIMTVLAAVIGLAVVVYSLATIDIRRQAFGYYPFLHVLLMGVCGCFLTGDLFNLYVWFEVMLMASFVLLALGGERGQLEGAIKYVTLNLVGSTFFLSALGLLYGMVGTLNMADAARMLGEVGRPGLVSTLAMLFLAAFGIKAALFPFFFWLPASYHTPPVAVSAIFAGLLTKVGVYSLIRVFTLLFVQDVGYTHGLILVISGLTMVTGVLGAVAQNEFRRILSFHIISQVGYMVMGLALFTPLALAGSIFYIIHHIIVKTNLFLASGVVLQLRGTLELNRLGGLYLRSPTLALLFLVPALSLAGLPPLSGFWAKLLLVRAGLEAGSYPIVATALGVSLLTLFSMTKIWGKAFWGGPPEAAGDNAATEEARLPLGTRFPLYLPMTALALFTVAIGLLVQPVFELSLQAAQQLLDPRIYIHAVLGEKG